From a single Brettanomyces bruxellensis chromosome 7, complete sequence genomic region:
- a CDS encoding uncharacterized protein (BUSCO:EOG092624SJ) gives MNNRVPSSQLIFQQVEASAGSPTSFNYLHITFLSFQAVIEVVIVCLAGFWAANSGLLNNNATKIISRLNVDLFTPALIFTKLASSLSLRKLLEVIIIPILYAVTTLVSYISATYISSLLGLTEPESNFVTAMAVFGNSNSLPVSLTLALAYTLPGLEWDDIENDNADKIASRGLVYLLIFQQLGQMLRWSWGFNTLLKRQPHDVIYAENCDIEDNPEPNAAFSTQSASSPETERLLQPNSSFDSDTEPQSSSIDSNKSNNLPQAHSYGSSNGADDENTISDPTDVDSDVGSVDSEPSVMVLSSEMLPNTRKDDGEPIRAIRTVSRNARGDLVVQIQDIESKGEQDDGEETHPCTNALEQSRNGEISGFEAHFKKFCQGVMNWMNPPLWSMILAIIVASIGPIRYQFYEADGFIQNTLAKAIKELGSVSIPLILVVLGANLAPSSEIPPACKHYSRMIFGSLISRMVLPSIVLLPLIVLCVKYVNISIMDDPIFTITSFLLITSPPAIQLSQICQLNEIYQKEMAGVLFYGYVILTLPVTIFIVVTALQPKGPKSVIVTGDFDNWSKLCPLVKQADGSFEASIPVDPKAKKIQFKFVIDDDTWVTSKDFQSETDASGNVNNVIYPSEVKAATAKTAAAIPESGGLPVPVSGKKIEEPEKKNLTPAVEPKDPVEPDVEKEPVSQAQATAAILKGPGIVIPKDAENISAFKEVRDVDPKTLNEPEEVEEEHKEEHKEEPKEEPKEEPKEEPKEEPKEEPKEEPKEEPKEEPKEEPKEELKEELKKEPKEEPKEKLKEEPKEKSERPWKTLDPGIVKTDVEEAEPKYVRKVIKKVKKTSEKTASDTLKAAEKTVPKLKKEVEKTSAELTSKATQKETPKTASTPKATPKTAPKATKPTPKPTSKPAATSAPKSERRGFLSKLKKFFS, from the exons ATGAATAATAGGGTACCTTCGAGTCAGttaatttttcaacaagttgaGGCGTCAGCAGGTTCACCAACCTCATTCAACTACTTGCACATCACATTTCTCAGTTTCCAGGCAGTCATCGAAGTTGTCATAGTGTGCCTTGCTGGATTCTGGGCTGCCAACTCTGGCCTTCTCAATAATAATGCCACCAAGATCATTTCGAGACTCAATGTCGATCTTTTTACACCTGCACTTATCTTCACCAAGTTGGCCTCATCACTCTCGTTGAGGAAACTTCTTgaagtcatcatcatcccaATATTGTACGCTGTCACGACACTTGTATCGTACATTTCGGCCACGTACATCTCCTCTTTGCTTGGCTTAACCGAGCCGGAGTCCAACTTCGTCACAGCAATGGCTGTTTTCGGCAATTCAAATTCTTTGCCCGTGTCACTCACGTTGGCTCTTGCATACACTTTACCTGGTCTTGAGTGGGACGACATAGAGAATGATAACGCTGATAAGATCGCATCTCGAGGTCTTGTGTATCTTTTGATATTCCAACAATTGGGACAGATGCTTCGTTGGTCCTGGGGGTTCAACACTTTGCTTAAGAGACAGCCTCACGACGTCATATATGCGGAAAATTGCGATATCGAGGACAATCCGGAGCCAAATGCTGCTTTTTCGACACAATCAGCATCCTCACCCGAGACTGAGCGTTTGCTGCAGCCAAACAGCAGCTTTGACTCGGATACTGAGCCCCAGAGCTCGTCTATAGACTCGAACAAGTCCAATAATCTGCCCCAGGCCCATTCTTACGGTTCAAGTAACGGTGCTGACGACGAAAATACAATTTCCGATCCAACAGATGTCGATTCAGACGTTGGAAGTGTTGATAGCGAGCCCAGCGTAATGGTTTTGAGCTCAGAAATGCTTCCTAATACACGAAAAGACGATGGTGAGCCAATCAGAGCCATTAGAACAGTTAGTAGAAATGCTCGCGGTGATCTCGTCGTCCAAATTCAAGATATTGAGAGTAAAGGCGAGCAGGATGATGGAGAGGAGACTCATCCGTGCACCAATGCACTGGAACAGTCCAGAAATGGGGAAATTTCAGGCTTTGAGGCACATTTTAAGAAATTCTGCCAGGGCGTCATGAACTGGATGAATCCACCACTTTGGTCGATGATCTTGGCAATAATAGTGGCCTCAATTGGACCAATAAGATATCAGTTTTACGAGGCGGACGGATTTATCCAGAATACATTGGCAAAGGCAATCAAGGAGTTGGGTTCTGTTTCCATTCCACTTATCTTGGTTGTTCTTGGTGCTAACCTCGCACCATCTTCCGAGATTCCACCTGCATGCAAGCACTATTCTAGGATGATATTTGGCTCATTAATATCCAGGATGGTTCTTCCGTCGATTGTTCTACTTCCGCTAATTGTTCTTTGCGTCAAATACGTCAACATTAGCATAATGGACGATCCTATATTCACCATCACCTCATTCCTTTTGATCACTTCTCCCCCGGCAATCCAACTCTCGCAAATCTGCCAGCTTAACGAGATATACCAGAAGGAGATGGCTGGTGTTCTTTTCTATGGATACGTTATTCTTACACTTCCAGTCACAATATTCATTGTCGTTACTGCTTTGCA GCCTAAAGGACCAAAATCTGTTATTGTGACCGGTGACTTTGATAACTGGTCCAAGCTATGCCCATTAGTTAAACAAGCTGATGGTTCTTTTGAGGCTTCAATTCCAGTCGATCCAAAAGCCAAAAAGATTCAATTCAAGTTTGttattgatgatgacaCGTGGGTGACCTCGAAGGATTTCCAGTCGGAGACTGATGCAAGTGGAAATGTGAACAATGTCATATATCCATCTGAAGTTAAGGCTGCAACTGCAAAAACAGCTGCTGCAATTCCAGAATCTGGTGGATTGCCAGTTCCTGTTTCCGGCAAGAAGATCGAGGAgccagaaaagaagaatttgacGCCTGCAGTTGAGCCAAAGGACCCAGTTGAGCCAGATGTTGAGAAAGAGCCAGTTTCTCAGGCACAGGCAACTGCAgcaattttgaaaggtCCAGGAATTGTCATTCCGAAAGATGCAGAGAACATTTCAGCTTTTAAGGAGGTGAGAGATGTGGATCCGAAGACATTGAACGAGCCTGAGGAGGTAGAGGAAGAACATAAGGAAGAACATAAGGAAGAACCTAAGGAAGAACCTAAGGAAGAACCTAAGGAAGAACCTAAGGAAGAACCTAAGGAAGAACCTAAGGAAGAACCTAAGGAAGAACCTAAGGAAGAACCCAAGGAAGAACCTAAGGAAGAACTTAAGGAAGAACTTAAGAAAGAACCTAAGGAAGAACCTAAGGAAAAACTTAAGGAAGAACCTAAGGAAAAATCTGAAAGACCTTGGAAAACTCTGGATCCTGGAATTGTGAAAACAGATGTCGAGGAAGCAGAACCAAAATATGTCAGAAAAGTCAtaaagaaggtgaaaaagaCATCCGAAAAGACTGCCTCGGATACTTTGAAAGCTGCGGAAAAGACAGTTCCTaaattaaagaaagaggtggAGAAGACTTCTGCAGAATTGACTTCAAAAGCAACTCAAAAAGAAACTCCAAAAACTGCTTCAACTCCAAAGGCAACTCCAAAAACCGCTCCAAAAGCTACTAAACCTACACCAAAGCCTACATCAAAACCTGCTGCAACAAGTGCTCCAAAATCTGAGAGGAGGGGATTCCTTTCAAAGCTTAAGAAGTTCTTTAGTTGA